In Malus sylvestris chromosome 16, drMalSylv7.2, whole genome shotgun sequence, the following are encoded in one genomic region:
- the LOC126608662 gene encoding WRKY transcription factor 72A-like isoform X3 — protein sequence MEIPTRPSKALMENNNTHEERSFLGKTDVEDNTVKSDGDHEEGTPMETTKQDEMQSAKAEMVKVREENEKLKLLLSQISRDYQYLQMHLHGLLQNEEETKKCTDASSSSTARDFTHEQNIEEADDLVSLSLGRTSSSIDQPRKDGRSQLSSTNGKDDDDDDKMLHGAGLALELGCRSEPAADQSTDNSSGGPKEDDQTEIWPPSKTLKTTRSGEDEVSQQTHLKKARVSVRARCDAPTKIAKGNPCPRAYYRCTVSPSCPVRKQVQRNSKDMSILITTYEGSHNHPLSMSATAMASTTSAAASMLQSHSSTSQQGLFNSATAPISASTNLQGLNFSGTSTLSQNSRLPQQHFYFPNSSVSTNNSHPTITLDLTVPTPSHFGRFPLASGSSFSSNPRYPSTSFNFSSSLDHNNTLQLQSPWNSISHTASGYFNYGNYGNRINQVGSALNIGKQPIFQEHNKLYQSHVQNQNASPPPPPLHHPQMSTNSIATATKAITLNPNFQSALAAALTSFLGNGGTSSTTGIRENHKSGTIVESSSGLKLKPSESLTSNSISHQAKME from the exons ATGGAAATACCAACGAGGCCTTCAAAAGCATTAATGGAGAATAATAATACTCATGAGGAAAGGTCTTTTCTTGGCAAAACAGATGTGGAAGACAATACTGTGAAATCGGATGGTGATCATGAAGAGGGTACTCCCATGGAGACAACCAAG CAGGATGAAATGCAATCAGCAAAAGCAGAAATGGTCAAGGTTAGGGAAGAAAACGAAAAGCTAAAGCTGTTATTATCCCAAATCTCGAGGGATTACCAGTATCTGCAGATGCATCTTCATGGCCTTCttcaaaatgaagaagaaactaAGAAATGTACCGATGCTAGTAGTAGCAGTACTGCTCGTGATTTTACGCATGAGCAAAATATTGAAGAAGCTGATGACCTAGTATCTCTTAGCCTTGGGAGAACCTCAAGTAGTATTGATCAGCCCAGAAAGGATGGTCGGAGCCAGTTGAGTTCTACTAATGGAAAAGATGACGACGATGATGATAAAATGCTGCATGGAGCTGGACTTGCACTGGAGTTGGGCTGCAGATCTGAACCAGCTGCTGATCAGTCAACTGATAATAGCTCTGGAGGCCCGAAGGAAGACGACCAGACTGAGATATGGCCGCCTAGTAAGACGTTGAAGACGACGAGAAGTGGAGAGGATGAGGTTTCACAGCAAACCCATTTAAAGAAAGCTAGGGTTTCTGTCAGAGCTAGATGCGATGCTCCCACG AAAATAGCAAAAGGAAATCCATGCCCTAGAGCGTACTACCGTTGCACAGTCTCACCGTCTTGCCCTGTGAGAAAACAG GTGCAAAGAAATTCCAAGGACATGTCCATACTAATCACAACCtacgaaggaagccacaaccaCCCACTTTCAATGTCAGCCACAGCTATGGCCTCGACCACCTCCGCCGCTGCTTCCATGCTTCAGTCTCACTCATCCACCTCCCAACAAGGCCTCTTCAACTCCGCCACCGCGCCCATCTCCGCCTCCACTAATCTCCAAGGACTAAACTTCAGTGGTACTAGTACTCTCTCTCAAAATTCAAGGCTACCACAGCAACATTTCTACTTCCCCAACAGTTCAGTCTCAACCAACAATTCCCACCCAACTATCACCCTTGATCTCACCGTCCCAACTCCCTCTCATTTCGGAAGATTCCCCTTGGCCTCGGGCAGCAGcttttcttccaacccaagaTATCCTTCAACATCTTTCAACTTCTCGTCTTCTTTAGACCACAATAACACATTGCAGTTGCAATCTCCTTGGAACAGCATCAGTCACACAGCCTCTGGATATTTCAATTATGGGAATTATGGGAATAGAATTAACCAAGTTGGATCAGCCCTAAACATCGGAAAGCAACCAATCTTTCAAGAACATAATAAATTGTACCAATCCCACGTACAAAATCAAAAcgcctctcctcctcctcctccccttcATCATCCTCAGATGTCAACCAACTCAATAGCCACAGCCACAAAGGCAATCACATTGAACCCGAACTTTCAATCGGCTTTGGCAGCTGCACTTACATCATTTCTAGGCAATGGGGGTACTAGCAGCACTACTGGGATCAGAGAAAACCATAAAAGTGGGACTATTGTAGAAAGTTCTTCTGGGCTGAAATTGAAGCCGAGTGAGTCGTTGACGTCGAATTCAATATCCCATCAAGCCAAAATGGAATAG
- the LOC126608668 gene encoding single-stranded DNA-binding protein WHY1, chloroplastic-like, which yields MLRLHLLSSPATAQKPNQNPSQFLSSQLLSRARVFSTNTFGFAPSPILSRKRLSLKCRQSEYFDQQRTSTAASPNKPSPAPPTPAGATGMAPRFYVGHSIYKGKAALTVEPKAPEFTPLDSGAFKLSREGFVLLQFAPAAGVRVYDWSRKQVFSLSVTEIGSLVSLGSKESLEFFHDPFKGKSDEGKVRKVLKVEPLPDGSGHFFNLSVQNKLINLDESIYIPITRAEFAVLKSAFNFILPYILGWHAYANSIKPEDSSRANNSGLKYGGDFEWSR from the exons ATGCTGAGACTACACTTGCTATCTTCCCCTGCGACTGCACAAAAGCCTAACCAAAACCCTAGCCAGTTCCTCTCTTCGCAGCTCTTGAGCAGAGCTAGGGTTTTCAGCACCAACACCTTCGGCTTTGCTCCGAGTCCGATCTTGTCGAGGAAGAGACTCTCCTTGAAATGTCGCCAGTCGGAGTACTTCGACCAGCAGAGAACCAGCACCGCCGCTTCCCCGAACAAACCTTCTCCCGCTCCGCCAACTCCCGCCGGAG CGACTGGGATGGCGCCTAGGTTTTACGTTGGTCACTCGATATACAAGGGAAAGGCCGCTCTTACTGTAGAGCCCAAAGCTCCCGAGTTCACCCCTTTAGAT tcgggggcattcaAACTTTCCCGGGAAGGTTTTGTGCTACTTCAGTTTGCTCCAGCAGCAGGTGTTCGTGTATATGATTGGAGCCGAAAGCAG GTATTCTCACTATCAGTGACAGAAATTGGAAGCCTGGTTAGCCTTGGCTCAAAGGAGTCCCTTGAATTTTTCCATGATCCTTTTAAGGGGAAAAG tGATGAGGGCAAGGTCAGGAAGGTGTTGAAGGTGGAGCCTCTTCCAGACGGATCTGGCCATTTCTTTAACCTGA GTGTTCAAAACAAGCTTATCAACTTGGACGAGAGCATTTATATTCCTATCACCAGAGCGGAATTTGCTGTTCTCAAATCAGCTTTCAAT TTTATCTTGCCGTACATTTTAGGTTGGCATGCATATGCAAACTCCATAAAACCAGAAGATTCGAGCCGTGCCAATAACTCCGGTCTTAAATATGGAGGAGATTTTGAATGGAGCCGGTAG
- the LOC126608662 gene encoding WRKY transcription factor 72B-like isoform X2, with product MEIPTRPSKALMENNNTHEERSFLGKTDVEDNTVKSDGDHEEGTPMETTKDEMQSAKAEMVKVREENEKLKLLLSQISRDYQYLQMHLHGLLQNEEETKKCTDASSSSTARDFTHEQNIEEADDLVSLSLGRTSSSIDQPRKDGRSQLSSTNGKDDDDDDKMLHGAGLALELGCRSEPAADQSTDNSSGGPKEDDQTEIWPPSKTLKTTRSGEDEVSQQTHLKKARVSVRARCDAPTMNDGCQWRKYGQKIAKGNPCPRAYYRCTVSPSCPVRKQVQRNSKDMSILITTYEGSHNHPLSMSATAMASTTSAAASMLQSHSSTSQQGLFNSATAPISASTNLQGLNFSGTSTLSQNSRLPQQHFYFPNSSVSTNNSHPTITLDLTVPTPSHFGRFPLASGSSFSSNPRYPSTSFNFSSSLDHNNTLQLQSPWNSISHTASGYFNYGNYGNRINQVGSALNIGKQPIFQEHNKLYQSHVQNQNASPPPPPLHHPQMSTNSIATATKAITLNPNFQSALAAALTSFLGNGGTSSTTGIRENHKSGTIVESSSGLKLKPSESLTSNSISHQAKME from the exons ATGGAAATACCAACGAGGCCTTCAAAAGCATTAATGGAGAATAATAATACTCATGAGGAAAGGTCTTTTCTTGGCAAAACAGATGTGGAAGACAATACTGTGAAATCGGATGGTGATCATGAAGAGGGTACTCCCATGGAGACAACCAAG GATGAAATGCAATCAGCAAAAGCAGAAATGGTCAAGGTTAGGGAAGAAAACGAAAAGCTAAAGCTGTTATTATCCCAAATCTCGAGGGATTACCAGTATCTGCAGATGCATCTTCATGGCCTTCttcaaaatgaagaagaaactaAGAAATGTACCGATGCTAGTAGTAGCAGTACTGCTCGTGATTTTACGCATGAGCAAAATATTGAAGAAGCTGATGACCTAGTATCTCTTAGCCTTGGGAGAACCTCAAGTAGTATTGATCAGCCCAGAAAGGATGGTCGGAGCCAGTTGAGTTCTACTAATGGAAAAGATGACGACGATGATGATAAAATGCTGCATGGAGCTGGACTTGCACTGGAGTTGGGCTGCAGATCTGAACCAGCTGCTGATCAGTCAACTGATAATAGCTCTGGAGGCCCGAAGGAAGACGACCAGACTGAGATATGGCCGCCTAGTAAGACGTTGAAGACGACGAGAAGTGGAGAGGATGAGGTTTCACAGCAAACCCATTTAAAGAAAGCTAGGGTTTCTGTCAGAGCTAGATGCGATGCTCCCACG aTGAATGATGGATGTCAATGGAGAAAATATGGACAGAAAATAGCAAAAGGAAATCCATGCCCTAGAGCGTACTACCGTTGCACAGTCTCACCGTCTTGCCCTGTGAGAAAACAG GTGCAAAGAAATTCCAAGGACATGTCCATACTAATCACAACCtacgaaggaagccacaaccaCCCACTTTCAATGTCAGCCACAGCTATGGCCTCGACCACCTCCGCCGCTGCTTCCATGCTTCAGTCTCACTCATCCACCTCCCAACAAGGCCTCTTCAACTCCGCCACCGCGCCCATCTCCGCCTCCACTAATCTCCAAGGACTAAACTTCAGTGGTACTAGTACTCTCTCTCAAAATTCAAGGCTACCACAGCAACATTTCTACTTCCCCAACAGTTCAGTCTCAACCAACAATTCCCACCCAACTATCACCCTTGATCTCACCGTCCCAACTCCCTCTCATTTCGGAAGATTCCCCTTGGCCTCGGGCAGCAGcttttcttccaacccaagaTATCCTTCAACATCTTTCAACTTCTCGTCTTCTTTAGACCACAATAACACATTGCAGTTGCAATCTCCTTGGAACAGCATCAGTCACACAGCCTCTGGATATTTCAATTATGGGAATTATGGGAATAGAATTAACCAAGTTGGATCAGCCCTAAACATCGGAAAGCAACCAATCTTTCAAGAACATAATAAATTGTACCAATCCCACGTACAAAATCAAAAcgcctctcctcctcctcctccccttcATCATCCTCAGATGTCAACCAACTCAATAGCCACAGCCACAAAGGCAATCACATTGAACCCGAACTTTCAATCGGCTTTGGCAGCTGCACTTACATCATTTCTAGGCAATGGGGGTACTAGCAGCACTACTGGGATCAGAGAAAACCATAAAAGTGGGACTATTGTAGAAAGTTCTTCTGGGCTGAAATTGAAGCCGAGTGAGTCGTTGACGTCGAATTCAATATCCCATCAAGCCAAAATGGAATAG
- the LOC126606963 gene encoding uncharacterized protein LOC126606963, whose protein sequence is MAMQSGIGFSKILILAGAGYTSTILLKNGKLSDLLGELQSLLNGSGEHTEGDYDSLTAQISRLTAEIRQIGSSRGGSTVFVNGNGSQIGNMTSLIMPAATLGAVGYGYMWWKGLKLSDIMYVTKRGMATAVENLTKNLDNVKEAVAKAKKHLTQRIQHVDDKMVEQNELSRSIKEDVAGVQHSLTDIDYDLSRLQSMVSGLDHKIGSLEHKQDLANLGVIYLVNFVDGKKVEMPKTLQKQLENSGKSRGRLLSYSDTSGLMGLKEIADSLSETLNPSTDAIVKDDIEMTGEYRKNNLIRSVSTRC, encoded by the exons ATGGCTATGCAGAGCGGAATAGGGTTTTCCAAGATCCTGATCTTAGCAGGGGCAG GGTATACAAGCACCATCCTGCTTAAGAACGGTAAATTATCCGACTTGCTCGGTGAACTTCAG TCTTTGTTGAATGGATCCGGGGAACACACAGAAGGTGACTATGATTCCTTGACAGCACAG ATTAGCCGACTAACAGCTGAGATCAGGCAAATTGGCTCGTCGCGGGGCGGCAGCACGGTTTTCGTGAATGGGAACGGTAGCCAAATTG gTAATATGACATCTCTAATAATGCCAGCAGCTACCTTGGGAGCAGTGGGTTATGGTTACATGTGGTGGAAG GGTCTAAAACTCTCAGATATTATGTATGTGACAAAACGTGGCATGGCTACCGCTGTTGAGAACTTGACTAAAAATCTGGATAATGTGAAAGAGGCCGTTGCT AAAGCAAAGAAGCACCTGACGCAGAGAATCCAGCATGTTGATGACAAAATGGTGGAGCAAAATGAGCTCTCAAGGTCAATTAAGGAAGAT GTTGCTGGAGTGCAACATTCTCTCACTGATATTGACTATGACTTGAGTAGATTGCAGAGCATGGTTTCTGGTTTG GATCATAAGATTGGTTCTCTTGAACACAAGCAG GATCTCGCAAACCTTGGTGTTATCTACCTGGTCAATTTTGTGGATGGGAAAAAAGTTGAAATGCCTAAAACTCTGCAG AAGCAACTTGAAAACTCTGGGAAGTCACGTGGTCGTTTACTCTCATATTCAGATACTTCAGGCTTGATG GGTCTCAAAGAAATTGCGGACTCTCTGTCTGAAACATTAAATCCATCAACTGATGCTATTGTGAAAGATGATATTGAAATGACGGGGGAGTATCGGAAGAACAACCTGATAAG GTCGGTGTCGACCAGATGTTGA
- the LOC126608662 gene encoding WRKY transcription factor 72A-like isoform X4, giving the protein MQSAKAEMVKVREENEKLKLLLSQISRDYQYLQMHLHGLLQNEEETKKCTDASSSSTARDFTHEQNIEEADDLVSLSLGRTSSSIDQPRKDGRSQLSSTNGKDDDDDDKMLHGAGLALELGCRSEPAADQSTDNSSGGPKEDDQTEIWPPSKTLKTTRSGEDEVSQQTHLKKARVSVRARCDAPTMNDGCQWRKYGQKIAKGNPCPRAYYRCTVSPSCPVRKQVQRNSKDMSILITTYEGSHNHPLSMSATAMASTTSAAASMLQSHSSTSQQGLFNSATAPISASTNLQGLNFSGTSTLSQNSRLPQQHFYFPNSSVSTNNSHPTITLDLTVPTPSHFGRFPLASGSSFSSNPRYPSTSFNFSSSLDHNNTLQLQSPWNSISHTASGYFNYGNYGNRINQVGSALNIGKQPIFQEHNKLYQSHVQNQNASPPPPPLHHPQMSTNSIATATKAITLNPNFQSALAAALTSFLGNGGTSSTTGIRENHKSGTIVESSSGLKLKPSESLTSNSISHQAKME; this is encoded by the exons ATGCAATCAGCAAAAGCAGAAATGGTCAAGGTTAGGGAAGAAAACGAAAAGCTAAAGCTGTTATTATCCCAAATCTCGAGGGATTACCAGTATCTGCAGATGCATCTTCATGGCCTTCttcaaaatgaagaagaaactaAGAAATGTACCGATGCTAGTAGTAGCAGTACTGCTCGTGATTTTACGCATGAGCAAAATATTGAAGAAGCTGATGACCTAGTATCTCTTAGCCTTGGGAGAACCTCAAGTAGTATTGATCAGCCCAGAAAGGATGGTCGGAGCCAGTTGAGTTCTACTAATGGAAAAGATGACGACGATGATGATAAAATGCTGCATGGAGCTGGACTTGCACTGGAGTTGGGCTGCAGATCTGAACCAGCTGCTGATCAGTCAACTGATAATAGCTCTGGAGGCCCGAAGGAAGACGACCAGACTGAGATATGGCCGCCTAGTAAGACGTTGAAGACGACGAGAAGTGGAGAGGATGAGGTTTCACAGCAAACCCATTTAAAGAAAGCTAGGGTTTCTGTCAGAGCTAGATGCGATGCTCCCACG aTGAATGATGGATGTCAATGGAGAAAATATGGACAGAAAATAGCAAAAGGAAATCCATGCCCTAGAGCGTACTACCGTTGCACAGTCTCACCGTCTTGCCCTGTGAGAAAACAG GTGCAAAGAAATTCCAAGGACATGTCCATACTAATCACAACCtacgaaggaagccacaaccaCCCACTTTCAATGTCAGCCACAGCTATGGCCTCGACCACCTCCGCCGCTGCTTCCATGCTTCAGTCTCACTCATCCACCTCCCAACAAGGCCTCTTCAACTCCGCCACCGCGCCCATCTCCGCCTCCACTAATCTCCAAGGACTAAACTTCAGTGGTACTAGTACTCTCTCTCAAAATTCAAGGCTACCACAGCAACATTTCTACTTCCCCAACAGTTCAGTCTCAACCAACAATTCCCACCCAACTATCACCCTTGATCTCACCGTCCCAACTCCCTCTCATTTCGGAAGATTCCCCTTGGCCTCGGGCAGCAGcttttcttccaacccaagaTATCCTTCAACATCTTTCAACTTCTCGTCTTCTTTAGACCACAATAACACATTGCAGTTGCAATCTCCTTGGAACAGCATCAGTCACACAGCCTCTGGATATTTCAATTATGGGAATTATGGGAATAGAATTAACCAAGTTGGATCAGCCCTAAACATCGGAAAGCAACCAATCTTTCAAGAACATAATAAATTGTACCAATCCCACGTACAAAATCAAAAcgcctctcctcctcctcctccccttcATCATCCTCAGATGTCAACCAACTCAATAGCCACAGCCACAAAGGCAATCACATTGAACCCGAACTTTCAATCGGCTTTGGCAGCTGCACTTACATCATTTCTAGGCAATGGGGGTACTAGCAGCACTACTGGGATCAGAGAAAACCATAAAAGTGGGACTATTGTAGAAAGTTCTTCTGGGCTGAAATTGAAGCCGAGTGAGTCGTTGACGTCGAATTCAATATCCCATCAAGCCAAAATGGAATAG
- the LOC126608662 gene encoding WRKY transcription factor 72A-like isoform X1, with the protein MEIPTRPSKALMENNNTHEERSFLGKTDVEDNTVKSDGDHEEGTPMETTKQDEMQSAKAEMVKVREENEKLKLLLSQISRDYQYLQMHLHGLLQNEEETKKCTDASSSSTARDFTHEQNIEEADDLVSLSLGRTSSSIDQPRKDGRSQLSSTNGKDDDDDDKMLHGAGLALELGCRSEPAADQSTDNSSGGPKEDDQTEIWPPSKTLKTTRSGEDEVSQQTHLKKARVSVRARCDAPTMNDGCQWRKYGQKIAKGNPCPRAYYRCTVSPSCPVRKQVQRNSKDMSILITTYEGSHNHPLSMSATAMASTTSAAASMLQSHSSTSQQGLFNSATAPISASTNLQGLNFSGTSTLSQNSRLPQQHFYFPNSSVSTNNSHPTITLDLTVPTPSHFGRFPLASGSSFSSNPRYPSTSFNFSSSLDHNNTLQLQSPWNSISHTASGYFNYGNYGNRINQVGSALNIGKQPIFQEHNKLYQSHVQNQNASPPPPPLHHPQMSTNSIATATKAITLNPNFQSALAAALTSFLGNGGTSSTTGIRENHKSGTIVESSSGLKLKPSESLTSNSISHQAKME; encoded by the exons ATGGAAATACCAACGAGGCCTTCAAAAGCATTAATGGAGAATAATAATACTCATGAGGAAAGGTCTTTTCTTGGCAAAACAGATGTGGAAGACAATACTGTGAAATCGGATGGTGATCATGAAGAGGGTACTCCCATGGAGACAACCAAG CAGGATGAAATGCAATCAGCAAAAGCAGAAATGGTCAAGGTTAGGGAAGAAAACGAAAAGCTAAAGCTGTTATTATCCCAAATCTCGAGGGATTACCAGTATCTGCAGATGCATCTTCATGGCCTTCttcaaaatgaagaagaaactaAGAAATGTACCGATGCTAGTAGTAGCAGTACTGCTCGTGATTTTACGCATGAGCAAAATATTGAAGAAGCTGATGACCTAGTATCTCTTAGCCTTGGGAGAACCTCAAGTAGTATTGATCAGCCCAGAAAGGATGGTCGGAGCCAGTTGAGTTCTACTAATGGAAAAGATGACGACGATGATGATAAAATGCTGCATGGAGCTGGACTTGCACTGGAGTTGGGCTGCAGATCTGAACCAGCTGCTGATCAGTCAACTGATAATAGCTCTGGAGGCCCGAAGGAAGACGACCAGACTGAGATATGGCCGCCTAGTAAGACGTTGAAGACGACGAGAAGTGGAGAGGATGAGGTTTCACAGCAAACCCATTTAAAGAAAGCTAGGGTTTCTGTCAGAGCTAGATGCGATGCTCCCACG aTGAATGATGGATGTCAATGGAGAAAATATGGACAGAAAATAGCAAAAGGAAATCCATGCCCTAGAGCGTACTACCGTTGCACAGTCTCACCGTCTTGCCCTGTGAGAAAACAG GTGCAAAGAAATTCCAAGGACATGTCCATACTAATCACAACCtacgaaggaagccacaaccaCCCACTTTCAATGTCAGCCACAGCTATGGCCTCGACCACCTCCGCCGCTGCTTCCATGCTTCAGTCTCACTCATCCACCTCCCAACAAGGCCTCTTCAACTCCGCCACCGCGCCCATCTCCGCCTCCACTAATCTCCAAGGACTAAACTTCAGTGGTACTAGTACTCTCTCTCAAAATTCAAGGCTACCACAGCAACATTTCTACTTCCCCAACAGTTCAGTCTCAACCAACAATTCCCACCCAACTATCACCCTTGATCTCACCGTCCCAACTCCCTCTCATTTCGGAAGATTCCCCTTGGCCTCGGGCAGCAGcttttcttccaacccaagaTATCCTTCAACATCTTTCAACTTCTCGTCTTCTTTAGACCACAATAACACATTGCAGTTGCAATCTCCTTGGAACAGCATCAGTCACACAGCCTCTGGATATTTCAATTATGGGAATTATGGGAATAGAATTAACCAAGTTGGATCAGCCCTAAACATCGGAAAGCAACCAATCTTTCAAGAACATAATAAATTGTACCAATCCCACGTACAAAATCAAAAcgcctctcctcctcctcctccccttcATCATCCTCAGATGTCAACCAACTCAATAGCCACAGCCACAAAGGCAATCACATTGAACCCGAACTTTCAATCGGCTTTGGCAGCTGCACTTACATCATTTCTAGGCAATGGGGGTACTAGCAGCACTACTGGGATCAGAGAAAACCATAAAAGTGGGACTATTGTAGAAAGTTCTTCTGGGCTGAAATTGAAGCCGAGTGAGTCGTTGACGTCGAATTCAATATCCCATCAAGCCAAAATGGAATAG